A segment of the Parcubacteria group bacterium genome:
TTTTCACCCCGCACCAATTTCTAAGCCATCAACCGATTGCTTTAACAGACTACAAAATAATATAGATAAAATTTACTTCTGTAATTGTACTGAAATTGGTGCGGGGCAAGACTAACAAAGAAGGAGAAGATTGTTTTTGATGATATAATTATAATTTAAAGTAAATTTAGAAAATAATATGACAAGACCGAGATTATGCAGGCGGCTTCGTTTTAAGGCGAAAGCACACTATTTCAAACCACAAGGCATTCCAATGGCTAAACTGGAAGAAGTAATTTTAACCAAAGAAGAAATGGAAGCGGTTAAAGTTAAGGACTTTGACGGATTGGAACAAACTGAAGCCTCGGAAAAGATGAATACTTCGCAAAGCACTTTTCAGCGGATTTTATCTTCCGCTAGAGTTAAAATTGCTGAAGTGATAGTTAAGGGTAAAGCGTTAAAAATTGAAGATTAACAACTTAATCGTTCTTAATGTCGTCTACAAATATATGGATATTATCTGTATTGCAATTTTTGCGATATAATTAAAATAACTTAAGCGGTTTTTTCATTGACTTTTATGAATAAAAAGAGTAATTTTATAAATAATATTTTTCTTTTGTTTTTCTTGGCAGTCATAGCGCTGATAGTTTTTACACCATTTATAGTTAGAGAAATATATATATTCAATCGTGAACAATCGGAAGCTTTTTTGATATTTATGTTTATTTTGCTGGGATTCGGAATCTTTAAATTACACAGATCAGAAATAGTTAAAAAGAATATCCAGATAAATCTATTGAAATCAGACAAAAACAATATTGAAAGTCGCCTAGATGAAGCCTTTAACCATATTGGAAAAATAAATGTTCAAATTAGTGAGATTAGGTCGATTTTTTCCGATATTAAAAATTATCCTGAAAGTAAGGAAGATTTAAAATATGCTCTAGATTATTTTTCCAATAAGATTTTGAGTATTGTGAATGTGGATTGGGTCGTAATAAGAATAATTAATCCGTCCAATTTAGATATCTTCAAGGAACATCACGCAACTAGAGGGAAAATGGTTCTACCTGGCTATACGATATCCAATAAGGATATTATGGATAGCTCATATAATCACGGTGAATTTATTGTGGTAAAATCTGATCAGCAAAATTTAAGTTTAAAAGCTATTTGCATTCTGCCAAAAAAAGAAATAGGAACGGGGCAATTGGCTCTAATCAAAGCGATAGTAACTAGATTAGAATTGATTTATGTGATATTTTCCTCACACTATTATAAAAATAGCCGTTCAGTGTTTAAAGATAACGATTAACTATTAAGAAGTATTCAATTAAAGATGTGAAGGCGTAAGTTAAGTTCATTAATTTAAATTTGGTATATAAATATACTGATTTGATTGTTTTATTGAGGTTCTAACGTTTTCTGCGACTCGCAACTTTGTACGTAAGCCGATCTTCAAATGGTTTACCCAGTTCGGCGATATTCGGAAAGAGAAGGGTAAAAATTATGAAAAATAATATAAAAAATAACAATAA
Coding sequences within it:
- a CDS encoding DUF134 domain-containing protein — encoded protein: MTRPRLCRRLRFKAKAHYFKPQGIPMAKLEEVILTKEEMEAVKVKDFDGLEQTEASEKMNTSQSTFQRILSSARVKIAEVIVKGKALKIED